Proteins encoded together in one Pseudomonas sp. Seg1 window:
- a CDS encoding glutathione S-transferase family protein, whose amino-acid sequence MSELILHHYPTSPFAEKARLLLGFKGLSWRSVHISPVMPKPDLTALTGGYRKTPVLQIGADIYCDTSLIARRLEQEKALPAFFPEGQEMTSASFAAWADSVVFQHAVSLVFQPESVAVRFGKLPPEAIKAFIADRAGLFSGGSATRLSAEQAKHQWPTIMARLEQQLQREQGDFLFGEPSIADFALAHPLWFLKATHVTAPLVDEYPAVSAWLGRVLGFGHGAASEMTSEEALEVAHNATPAALPDEQFVDPNVFKAGQQVAIAATDYGVDPVVGELLFAGREELILRREDERGGVVHVHFPRFGFRIEAR is encoded by the coding sequence ATGTCCGAGTTGATTCTGCACCACTACCCGACCTCCCCATTTGCCGAAAAGGCCCGCCTGCTGTTGGGTTTCAAAGGCTTGTCCTGGCGTTCGGTGCATATCTCGCCGGTGATGCCGAAGCCGGATCTGACGGCCCTGACCGGCGGTTATCGCAAGACCCCGGTGCTGCAGATCGGTGCCGACATCTACTGCGACACATCGTTGATCGCCCGTCGTCTGGAGCAGGAAAAAGCCCTGCCGGCGTTTTTCCCCGAAGGTCAGGAAATGACCAGCGCCAGTTTCGCGGCGTGGGCCGATTCGGTGGTGTTCCAGCATGCGGTCAGCCTGGTGTTTCAGCCTGAGTCAGTGGCGGTCCGTTTCGGCAAGCTGCCGCCGGAAGCGATCAAGGCGTTCATTGCCGACCGTGCCGGTCTGTTCAGTGGCGGCAGTGCCACCCGGCTGTCGGCTGAACAGGCCAAGCATCAATGGCCAACGATCATGGCGCGCCTGGAGCAGCAGTTGCAGCGCGAGCAGGGCGACTTCCTGTTTGGTGAGCCGTCGATTGCTGACTTCGCGCTGGCGCATCCATTGTGGTTCCTCAAAGCGACTCACGTGACCGCGCCGCTGGTGGATGAGTATCCGGCTGTTTCGGCCTGGTTGGGTCGTGTGCTGGGTTTTGGCCACGGTGCGGCGAGCGAGATGACCTCGGAAGAGGCGTTGGAGGTTGCGCATAATGCGACACCGGCGGCGTTGCCGGATGAGCAGTTCGTCGATCCGAACGTCTTCAAGGCTGGGCAGCAAGTGGCGATTGCCGCGACGGATTACGGGGTTGATCCGGTGGTGGGTGAGTTGCTGTTTGCCGGCCGTGAAGAGCTGATCCTGCGCCGTGAAGACGAGCGTGGCGGTGTGGTGCATGTGCACTTCCCGCGCTTCGGCTTCCGTATCGAAGCACGCTGA
- a CDS encoding glutaredoxin family protein has product MLGNVLKKVALVLLVVVVYQNWGKIERVFNPSQMVAEQTRAQANVVLYATDWCGYCKQTKRFLDSKGIPFKEFDIEKDAEARKAYEALGGRGIPLIDVNGTLIRGFDPDEILAALK; this is encoded by the coding sequence ATGCTGGGCAATGTGCTGAAGAAGGTCGCGCTGGTTCTGCTGGTGGTCGTGGTTTATCAGAACTGGGGCAAGATCGAGCGGGTGTTTAATCCGTCGCAGATGGTCGCGGAGCAGACGCGGGCTCAAGCCAATGTTGTGCTCTATGCCACCGACTGGTGTGGCTACTGCAAGCAGACCAAGCGCTTTCTTGACAGCAAGGGGATTCCTTTCAAGGAGTTCGATATCGAGAAGGATGCTGAAGCGCGCAAGGCGTATGAGGCATTGGGCGGGCGCGGGATTCCGCTCATCGACGTGAACGGCACGTTGATTCGCGGGTTTGACCCGGACGAAATCCTCGCCGCCCTGAAATAA
- the yejK gene encoding nucleoid-associated protein YejK — MPIRHCIVHLIDKKPDGTPAVLHARDTELAESAAIENMLADLNESYNAKQGKAWGLFHPESGAFPFSGWLKEYMEGGRDFTAFSKVAVEHLQKLMEESNLSVGGHVLFAHYQQGMTDYLAIALLHHSEGVAVTDELDVTPSRHLDLGQLHLAARINVSEWQNNKQSKQYISFIKGKNGKKVSEYFRDFIGCQEGVDGPGETRTLLKAFSDFVESEDLPEDSAREKTKTLVDYASSQAKLGEPMGLEELSELIDEERPKAFYDHIRNKDYGLSPEIPADKRTLNQFRRFTGRAEGLSISFEAHLLGSKIEYDEEAGTLVIKGLPTSLTDQLKRRN, encoded by the coding sequence ATGCCGATCCGTCATTGCATCGTCCACCTGATCGACAAAAAACCCGACGGCACGCCCGCAGTTCTGCACGCCCGTGACACGGAACTGGCCGAGTCTGCAGCCATCGAGAACATGCTCGCCGACCTCAACGAGAGCTATAACGCCAAACAGGGCAAAGCCTGGGGCCTGTTCCATCCGGAATCCGGTGCGTTCCCGTTCAGCGGCTGGCTGAAGGAGTACATGGAGGGCGGCCGCGACTTCACCGCGTTCAGCAAAGTCGCCGTCGAGCACCTGCAGAAGCTGATGGAAGAATCGAACCTGTCGGTCGGTGGCCACGTGCTGTTCGCCCACTACCAGCAAGGCATGACCGATTACCTGGCGATCGCCCTGCTGCACCACAGCGAAGGTGTGGCGGTGACCGACGAGCTGGACGTGACCCCGTCGCGCCACCTCGACCTCGGTCAGTTGCACCTGGCGGCGCGGATCAATGTCTCCGAATGGCAGAACAACAAGCAGTCCAAGCAATACATTTCGTTTATCAAGGGCAAGAACGGTAAAAAGGTTTCGGAATACTTCCGCGATTTCATCGGCTGCCAGGAAGGTGTCGACGGCCCGGGCGAGACCCGCACCCTGCTCAAGGCTTTCAGCGACTTCGTCGAAAGCGAAGACCTGCCGGAAGACTCCGCCCGCGAGAAAACCAAGACTCTGGTGGATTACGCCAGCAGCCAGGCCAAGCTCGGCGAGCCGATGGGCCTGGAAGAGCTGTCGGAGCTGATCGACGAAGAGCGCCCGAAAGCCTTCTACGATCACATCCGCAACAAGGACTACGGCCTGTCGCCAGAGATCCCGGCGGATAAGCGCACCCTCAACCAGTTCCGTCGCTTCACCGGCCGCGCCGAAGGCCTGTCGATCAGCTTTGAAGCGCACCTGCTGGGCTCGAAGATCGAGTACGACGAAGAGGCTGGCACGCTGGTGATCAAAGGCCTGCCGACGTCGCTCACCGATCAGCTGAAGCGCCGCAACTGA
- a CDS encoding HU family DNA-binding protein, which produces MALTKDQLIADIAEAIDAPKTTARNALDQLGQIVADQLENGGEITLPGIGKLKVTERPARTGRNPSTGAAIEIPAKKVIKLVVAKGLTDAVNK; this is translated from the coding sequence ATGGCTCTTACTAAAGACCAACTGATCGCCGACATCGCTGAAGCTATCGACGCGCCGAAAACCACCGCGCGTAACGCTCTGGACCAACTGGGCCAAATCGTTGCCGATCAGCTGGAAAACGGCGGCGAAATCACCTTGCCAGGTATCGGCAAGCTGAAAGTGACCGAGCGTCCTGCCCGCACTGGCCGTAACCCTTCGACTGGCGCTGCCATCGAAATCCCTGCAAAGAAAGTGATCAAGCTGGTTGTGGCCAAAGGCCTGACCGACGCTGTGAACAAGTAA
- the rlmF gene encoding 23S rRNA (adenine(1618)-N(6))-methyltransferase RlmF has protein sequence MTAPRTPKPARKKPDSATPAKAVEPREKASLHPRNRHQGRYDFPALIKTTPELAKFVIINPYGKESIDFASPDAVRVFNRALLKSFYGIQHWDIPADYLCPPVPGRADYVHFLADLLASMNDGKVPRGAIVNVLDIGMGANCVYPLIGNSEYRWHFLGSEIDPTAVAAATAIVQSNDLNKVIKLRQQENRKHILIGLLEPGERFDLTMCNPPFHASMDEATKGSERKWRALGKADPKRKLPVLNFGGQSAELWCEGGEARFVTQLIAESANFQHKVLWFSTLVSKASNLPAIETALKKAGVLESQVVEMSQGQKQSRFVAWTFQTKSEQQIWRRERWTR, from the coding sequence ATGACCGCCCCCCGCACACCCAAACCTGCGCGCAAGAAACCTGACTCCGCGACCCCGGCCAAAGCCGTTGAACCGCGTGAAAAGGCCAGCCTGCACCCGCGCAATCGCCATCAGGGTCGTTACGACTTCCCGGCGCTGATCAAGACCACGCCAGAACTGGCGAAATTCGTGATCATCAATCCGTATGGCAAGGAAAGCATCGACTTCGCCAGTCCGGACGCGGTACGGGTGTTCAACCGGGCGCTGCTCAAGTCGTTCTATGGCATTCAGCATTGGGACATCCCGGCCGATTACCTCTGCCCGCCAGTGCCGGGCCGTGCCGATTACGTGCACTTCCTCGCCGACCTGCTGGCCAGCATGAACGACGGCAAGGTCCCGCGCGGCGCGATCGTCAACGTGCTGGACATCGGCATGGGCGCCAACTGCGTTTATCCGCTGATCGGTAACAGCGAATACCGCTGGCACTTCCTTGGCTCGGAAATCGACCCGACAGCCGTTGCCGCTGCCACGGCCATCGTCCAGTCCAACGACCTGAACAAGGTCATCAAGCTGCGCCAACAGGAGAACCGCAAGCACATCCTGATTGGTCTGCTGGAACCGGGCGAGCGTTTTGACCTGACCATGTGCAACCCGCCGTTCCACGCTTCGATGGACGAGGCGACCAAGGGCAGCGAGCGTAAATGGCGCGCACTGGGCAAGGCTGACCCGAAACGCAAACTGCCGGTACTGAACTTTGGTGGGCAGTCGGCCGAGTTGTGGTGTGAAGGGGGCGAAGCGCGTTTCGTGACGCAACTGATCGCCGAGAGCGCGAACTTCCAGCACAAAGTGCTGTGGTTCAGCACCCTGGTGTCGAAAGCCTCGAACCTGCCAGCCATCGAAACGGCGCTGAAAAAGGCCGGTGTACTGGAAAGTCAGGTTGTTGAGATGTCTCAAGGACAGAAACAGAGCCGCTTCGTCGCCTGGACCTTCCAGACCAAGTCCGAACAGCAGATCTGGCGTCGCGAGCGCTGGACCCGCTAA
- a CDS encoding valine--tRNA ligase, protein MDKTYQPHAIETSWYNTWESENYFAPQGAGDSYTIMIPPPNVTGSLHMGHGFNNAIMDALIRFRRMQGRNTLWQPGTDHAGIATQMLVERQLEATGQNRHDLGREKFLEKVWEWKDQSGGNISRQIRRLGSSVDWSRERFTMDDGLSEAVKEAFVRLHEDGLIYRGKRLVNWDTKLHTAISDLEVENHDEKGFLWNLKYPLADGAKTAEGNDYLIVATTRPETMLGDSAVAVNPNDERYKALIGKFVELPLVGRRIPIIADDYCDPEFGTGCVKITPAHDFNDYEVGKRHNLPLLNIFDKNANVLPAAQVFNLDGTLNDSIDGKIPAEYAGLERFEARKQIVAAFDAAGLLVSVDDHNLKVPKGDRSGTVIEPWLTDQWYVSTKPLAEPAIAAVEDGRIQFVPKQYENMYFSWMRDIQDWCISRQLWWGHRIPAWYDESGKVYVGRDEAEVRAKHNLGPDVALQQDNDVLDTWFSAGLWTFSTLGWPEKTEFLKKFHSTDVLVTGFDIIFFWVARMIMLTMHLIKNEDGTPQVPFKTVYVHGLVRDGQGQKMSKSKGNVLDPLDIIDGIELEALVQKRTSGMMQPKMAKKIEKQTRDEFADGIASYGTDALRFTFCSLASTGRDIKFDMGRVEGYRNFCNKIWNAARYVLDKGEDCGQNGEAYELSLADRWIISQLQRTEAEVTRQLDQFRFDLAAQALYEFIWNQYCDWYLELSKPVLWDENAPVERQRGTRRTLVRVLEVALRLAHPFMPFITEEIWQRIAPLAGIQGKTIMLQPWPVANEERIDPAAENDIEWLKELMLGTRNIRGEMNIGPGKPLPIYLKNVSAEDQRRLTENEALLKKLARLESITVLAAGEEAPLSATALVGEMEVLVPMAGLIDKGAELARLDKEILRLQGEVQRVGGKLSNAGFVDKAPAEVIEKERAKLAEAEQALGKLAEQHARISSL, encoded by the coding sequence ATGGATAAGACCTACCAGCCGCACGCCATTGAAACTTCCTGGTACAACACCTGGGAGTCCGAGAACTATTTCGCACCGCAAGGCGCGGGCGATTCCTACACCATCATGATCCCGCCGCCGAACGTCACCGGCAGCCTGCACATGGGTCACGGTTTCAACAACGCGATCATGGACGCCCTGATCCGTTTCCGCCGCATGCAGGGTCGCAACACCCTGTGGCAGCCGGGCACCGACCACGCCGGTATCGCCACGCAGATGCTGGTGGAGCGTCAACTGGAAGCCACCGGCCAGAACCGTCATGACCTGGGCCGCGAGAAATTCCTCGAGAAAGTCTGGGAGTGGAAGGATCAGTCGGGCGGCAACATCAGCCGGCAGATCCGTCGCCTCGGCTCGTCCGTAGACTGGAGCCGCGAGCGCTTCACCATGGACGACGGCCTCTCGGAAGCGGTTAAAGAAGCTTTCGTGCGCCTGCACGAAGACGGCCTGATCTATCGCGGCAAGCGCCTGGTCAACTGGGACACCAAATTGCACACGGCGATTTCCGATCTCGAAGTGGAAAACCACGACGAGAAAGGTTTCCTGTGGAATCTGAAGTACCCGCTGGCCGACGGCGCGAAAACCGCTGAAGGCAACGATTACCTGATCGTCGCGACCACTCGTCCGGAAACCATGCTCGGCGACTCCGCCGTGGCCGTTAACCCGAACGACGAGCGCTACAAAGCCCTGATCGGCAAGTTTGTCGAGCTGCCACTGGTTGGCCGCCGCATCCCGATCATTGCCGACGACTACTGCGATCCTGAATTCGGCACCGGTTGCGTGAAAATCACCCCGGCCCATGATTTCAACGACTACGAAGTCGGCAAACGCCACAACCTGCCGTTGCTGAACATCTTCGACAAGAACGCCAACGTGCTGCCTGCGGCGCAGGTGTTCAACCTCGACGGCACGCTGAACGACAGCATCGACGGCAAGATCCCGGCTGAATATGCAGGTCTCGAGCGCTTCGAAGCGCGCAAGCAGATCGTCGCTGCGTTCGACGCCGCCGGCCTGCTGGTCAGCGTCGACGATCACAACCTGAAAGTGCCGAAGGGCGATCGCTCCGGCACCGTCATCGAGCCGTGGCTGACCGACCAGTGGTACGTGTCGACCAAGCCGTTGGCTGAGCCGGCGATTGCTGCCGTTGAAGACGGCCGTATCCAGTTCGTGCCGAAGCAGTACGAAAACATGTACTTCTCGTGGATGCGCGACATCCAGGACTGGTGCATCAGCCGTCAGTTGTGGTGGGGCCACCGGATTCCGGCCTGGTACGACGAGTCGGGCAAGGTCTACGTCGGCCGCGACGAAGCCGAAGTGCGTGCCAAGCACAACCTCGGCCCGGACGTTGCGCTGCAACAGGACAACGACGTGCTCGACACCTGGTTCAGCGCGGGCCTGTGGACCTTCTCCACCCTCGGCTGGCCGGAAAAGACCGAGTTCCTGAAGAAATTCCACTCCACCGACGTGCTGGTCACCGGTTTCGACATCATTTTCTTCTGGGTTGCCCGGATGATCATGCTGACGATGCACCTGATCAAGAACGAGGACGGCACGCCGCAGGTGCCGTTCAAGACCGTTTATGTACACGGTCTGGTGCGTGATGGCCAAGGCCAGAAGATGTCCAAGTCCAAGGGCAACGTCCTTGACCCGCTGGACATCATCGACGGTATCGAGCTTGAAGCGCTGGTGCAAAAACGCACCTCGGGCATGATGCAGCCGAAAATGGCGAAGAAGATCGAGAAGCAGACCCGCGACGAATTCGCCGACGGCATTGCCAGCTACGGCACCGACGCCCTGCGTTTCACCTTCTGCTCGCTGGCGTCGACCGGTCGCGACATCAAGTTCGACATGGGCCGCGTCGAAGGCTATCGCAACTTCTGCAACAAGATCTGGAACGCCGCGCGTTATGTTCTGGACAAGGGCGAAGACTGCGGCCAGAACGGCGAAGCCTACGAGCTGTCGCTGGCGGATCGCTGGATCATCTCGCAACTGCAACGCACTGAAGCCGAAGTGACCCGTCAACTCGATCAGTTCCGTTTCGACCTCGCCGCGCAAGCGCTGTACGAGTTCATCTGGAACCAGTACTGCGACTGGTACCTGGAATTGTCCAAGCCTGTGCTGTGGGACGAAAACGCTCCGGTTGAACGTCAGCGCGGCACCCGCCGTACGTTGGTTCGCGTACTGGAAGTGGCGCTACGTCTGGCGCATCCGTTCATGCCGTTCATCACTGAAGAAATCTGGCAGCGCATCGCGCCGCTGGCCGGCATTCAGGGCAAGACGATCATGCTGCAACCTTGGCCAGTGGCCAACGAAGAGCGCATCGATCCGGCCGCCGAAAACGACATCGAATGGCTCAAGGAACTGATGCTCGGCACGCGTAATATCCGTGGTGAAATGAACATCGGCCCGGGCAAACCGCTGCCGATCTACCTGAAAAACGTCAGCGCTGAAGACCAGCGTCGCCTGACCGAGAACGAAGCGCTGCTGAAGAAGCTGGCGCGTCTGGAATCGATCACCGTTCTTGCTGCTGGCGAAGAAGCGCCACTGTCCGCTACCGCTCTGGTGGGCGAGATGGAAGTTCTGGTGCCAATGGCCGGTCTGATCGACAAGGGCGCTGAGCTTGCGCGTCTGGACAAGGAAATCCTGCGTCTGCAGGGCGAAGTCCAGCGTGTTGGCGGCAAACTGTCCAACGCCGGTTTCGTTGACAAGGCCCCGGCCGAAGTCATCGAGAAGGAACGCGCCAAACTGGCCGAGGCTGAACAGGCCTTGGGAAAACTGGCCGAGCAGCACGCGCGGATTTCCAGCCTGTAA
- a CDS encoding DNA polymerase III subunit chi codes for MDTPKPQQKSAHLLDDLESIRQLLGDDNLQPPLLTDTVDEGEQEQIPMLFDSVGNEPPAVEPPPAPTPTPAAQPAATVDKGPDALLHLDSELRAAAQLIMQDVIDDFAPHIETEIKRRLDARMERLLSQYE; via the coding sequence ATGGACACTCCGAAACCGCAGCAAAAGTCCGCACACCTGTTGGACGATCTCGAATCGATCCGTCAGTTGCTCGGCGACGACAACCTGCAACCGCCCCTGCTGACCGATACGGTCGATGAGGGTGAACAGGAACAGATTCCGATGCTGTTCGACTCGGTTGGCAATGAGCCACCCGCCGTCGAACCGCCTCCCGCGCCAACCCCGACACCCGCCGCGCAACCTGCCGCAACCGTCGACAAAGGCCCGGACGCCCTGCTCCACCTGGACAGCGAATTGCGCGCCGCTGCGCAATTGATCATGCAAGACGTGATCGACGACTTCGCCCCGCACATCGAAACCGAAATCAAACGCCGCCTCGACGCGCGGATGGAGCGGCTGCTCAGCCAGTACGAATAA
- a CDS encoding DNA polymerase III subunit chi, whose product MTKVDFYILPSADPSARLDFACKLTEKAWRMGHRIYLHCSDAAQREDLDARLWAFKGESFVPHGPADSEPDGLIVLGLGDDCGEHQDLLVNLDLKVPAFANKFARVAEVVVEDPTIRAAARESFRFYREQGYPLQDHRLQRL is encoded by the coding sequence ATGACCAAAGTCGACTTCTATATCCTGCCCAGCGCCGATCCGTCGGCACGCCTGGATTTTGCCTGCAAGCTCACCGAGAAAGCCTGGCGCATGGGCCACCGCATCTACCTGCACTGCAGCGATGCCGCTCAGCGCGAAGATCTCGATGCGCGCCTGTGGGCGTTCAAAGGCGAAAGCTTCGTGCCCCACGGCCCTGCCGACAGCGAACCGGACGGTTTGATTGTGTTGGGTTTGGGCGATGACTGCGGCGAGCATCAGGATTTGCTGGTCAATCTCGACCTGAAAGTCCCGGCCTTTGCCAACAAGTTCGCCCGGGTGGCGGAAGTGGTGGTGGAAGACCCGACCATTCGAGCCGCAGCGCGGGAGAGTTTTCGTTTCTACCGCGAACAGGGCTATCCTCTGCAAGATCACCGTTTACAGCGACTCTGA
- a CDS encoding leucyl aminopeptidase has translation MELVVKSVSPETLKTATLVVAVGEGRKLGVAAKQVDELSGGAISAVLKRGDLAGKVGQSLLLHSLPNLKAERVLLVGVGKDEELGDRPFRKIVAAILNTLKGLGGSDAVLALDEIIVKNRDSYGKTRLLAETLVDGEYTFDQFKSQKAEPRALKKITLLTIKAAQAEVQRAVSHATAIANGMAFTRDLGNLPPNICHPTFLGEQAKNLGKEFKDLKVEVLDEKKIKSLGMGSFYAVGQGSAQPPRLIVMQYNGGKKSEKPYALVGKGITFDTGGISLKPGAGMDEMKYDMGGAASVFGTLRAVLELKLPINLVCILACAENMPSGNASRPGDIVTTMSGQTVEILNTDAEGRLVLCDALTYSERFKPQAVIDIATLTGACVVALGAHTSGLLGNNDELINQLLSAGKTADDRAWQLPLFDEYQEQLDSPFADIANIGGPKAGTITAACFLSRFTKNLNWAHLDIAGTAWTSGGKDKGATGRPVPLLTQYLLDRAKA, from the coding sequence ATGGAACTGGTTGTAAAAAGCGTTAGCCCAGAAACGTTGAAAACCGCCACCCTGGTGGTTGCCGTCGGCGAAGGCCGCAAACTCGGCGTCGCCGCCAAGCAGGTCGACGAACTGAGCGGCGGCGCGATCAGCGCTGTACTCAAGCGTGGCGATCTGGCCGGCAAGGTCGGTCAGAGCCTGCTGCTGCACAGCCTGCCTAACCTGAAAGCCGAACGCGTGCTGCTGGTCGGCGTGGGCAAGGATGAAGAACTGGGCGACCGTCCATTCCGCAAAATCGTTGCCGCCATCCTCAACACGCTGAAAGGCCTGGGCGGCAGCGACGCCGTGCTGGCGCTGGATGAAATCATTGTCAAAAACCGCGACAGCTACGGCAAGACCCGTCTGCTGGCAGAAACTCTGGTAGATGGCGAATACACTTTCGACCAGTTCAAGAGCCAGAAAGCCGAGCCGCGTGCGCTGAAGAAAATCACCCTGCTGACCATCAAGGCTGCGCAAGCCGAAGTGCAACGCGCTGTGAGTCACGCCACTGCGATCGCCAACGGCATGGCTTTCACCCGCGATCTGGGTAACCTGCCGCCGAATATCTGCCACCCGACGTTCCTTGGCGAACAAGCGAAGAATCTGGGCAAAGAGTTCAAGGATCTGAAAGTCGAAGTGCTCGACGAGAAAAAGATCAAGTCGCTGGGCATGGGTTCGTTCTACGCCGTTGGCCAGGGCAGCGCCCAACCACCGCGCCTGATCGTCATGCAATACAACGGCGGCAAGAAATCCGAGAAGCCGTACGCACTGGTCGGCAAAGGCATCACCTTCGACACTGGCGGCATCAGCCTGAAGCCGGGCGCCGGCATGGACGAGATGAAGTACGACATGGGCGGCGCTGCCTCCGTGTTCGGTACCCTGCGCGCCGTGCTTGAGCTGAAGCTGCCGATCAACCTGGTGTGCATCCTCGCCTGCGCGGAAAACATGCCGAGCGGCAACGCGTCGCGTCCTGGCGACATCGTCACCACCATGAGCGGCCAGACCGTGGAAATCCTCAACACCGACGCCGAAGGCCGTCTGGTACTGTGCGATGCCCTGACCTACTCCGAACGCTTCAAGCCGCAAGCAGTAATCGACATCGCCACCCTGACCGGCGCTTGCGTGGTTGCACTGGGCGCTCACACCTCGGGCCTGCTGGGCAACAATGACGAGCTGATCAATCAACTGCTCAGCGCCGGCAAGACTGCCGATGACCGCGCCTGGCAACTGCCGCTGTTCGACGAGTACCAGGAGCAACTGGACAGCCCGTTCGCCGACATCGCCAACATCGGCGGACCGAAGGCCGGCACCATCACCGCTGCCTGCTTCCTGTCGCGCTTCACCAAGAACCTCAACTGGGCGCACCTGGACATCGCGGGTACCGCATGGACGAGCGGCGGTAAGGACAAGGGCGCCACTGGCCGTCCGGTTCCGCTGCTGACCCAATACCTGCTGGACCGCGCAAAAGCCTGA
- the lptF gene encoding LPS export ABC transporter permease LptF encodes MIVFRYLSREVLLTLSAVSAVLLVIIMSGRFIKYLAQAAAGQLDPGSLFLIMGFRLPGFLQLILPLGLFLGILLAYGRLYLESEMTVLSATGMSQQRLLRMTLFPATLVALVVAWLSLGLAPQGANQFQLLLNKQDALTEFDTLEPGRFQALRDGTRVTYTETLSDDRVNLGSVFISQKNLGADQKDRGISVLVAEKGRQEVRPDGNRYLILDNGYRYDGSPGQADYRAIHYETYGVLLPKPDVSEEVTDRDAMPTSALLGSDDIRSKTELQWRLSLPLLVFIVTLMAVPLSRVNPRQGRFLKLLPAILLYMAYLTILIAARGALEKGKIPPALGLWWVHAIFLFIGLGLLYWEPLRLKMASRRAAALEVARG; translated from the coding sequence TTGATCGTCTTCCGTTATCTGTCCCGCGAAGTCCTGTTGACCCTCAGCGCCGTGAGTGCGGTGTTGCTGGTCATCATCATGAGCGGTCGCTTCATCAAATACCTCGCTCAGGCCGCCGCCGGCCAGCTCGATCCGGGTTCGCTGTTCCTGATCATGGGCTTTCGTCTGCCGGGCTTCCTGCAACTGATTCTGCCGCTGGGCCTGTTCCTCGGGATCCTGCTGGCCTACGGTCGCCTGTACCTGGAAAGCGAGATGACCGTGCTCTCGGCCACGGGCATGAGCCAGCAACGCTTGCTGCGCATGACCCTGTTTCCGGCGACGCTGGTGGCCCTGGTCGTGGCATGGTTGAGCCTGGGGCTGGCCCCGCAAGGCGCCAATCAGTTCCAGCTGCTGCTGAACAAGCAGGACGCCCTGACCGAATTCGACACCCTTGAGCCAGGTCGCTTCCAGGCCCTGCGTGACGGTACCCGGGTGACCTACACCGAGACCCTGAGCGACGATCGCGTCAATCTCGGCAGTGTGTTCATCTCGCAGAAGAACCTCGGCGCCGATCAGAAGGACCGCGGGATTTCCGTGCTGGTGGCCGAAAAGGGCCGTCAGGAAGTCCGCCCTGACGGCAACCGCTACCTGATTCTCGACAACGGCTACCGCTACGACGGCAGCCCGGGACAGGCCGACTATCGCGCCATCCATTACGAAACCTACGGTGTGCTGCTGCCCAAACCGGACGTCAGCGAAGAGGTCACTGACCGTGACGCCATGCCGACCTCGGCTCTGCTGGGCAGTGATGACATTCGCTCGAAAACCGAACTGCAATGGCGTCTGTCCCTGCCACTGCTGGTGTTCATCGTGACCCTGATGGCGGTGCCGCTGTCGCGAGTCAATCCGCGCCAAGGGCGTTTCCTCAAGCTGCTGCCGGCGATTCTTCTTTATATGGCTTACCTGACCATCCTGATTGCCGCCCGCGGCGCCCTTGAAAAAGGCAAGATCCCGCCAGCGCTCGGCTTGTGGTGGGTGCACGCAATCTTCCTGTTCATCGGCCTCGGCCTGCTGTACTGGGAGCCTCTGCGTCTGAAGATGGCCAGCCGTCGCGCCGCTGCGCTGGAGGTGGCCCGTGGTTAA